The following nucleotide sequence is from Osmia lignaria lignaria isolate PbOS001 chromosome 16, iyOsmLign1, whole genome shotgun sequence.
ACTCGCTCGCACTCTTGTTCTCTTATTCCCTTATTTCTTCGTTTTCCTTCGCGCTACATCTATCGCACCTGCGATTCGCGCCTCCACGAACTCGATGGGAACGGCTATTTTCAGTCTCGTCCCGTTGCTCTTTTCGACCAGACTTATTTTCACAATGTTTAACACGACTACTATCTTTAAAACGGTTCTCCGTATTTTCCTGTGGCTAGTTGTCGACTGGTCCAGTTGTGTTGATCGTCGGTATACGGTGTTGCTTCCTTTTGAAACCACGTGACCGGTGTGTTTCTCTTCAGCCGGCTAACCacgttttccttctttttctttgatAATGGAAACGTGATGTGTGTAAAGCTTAGACCGTTTGAAATGTAAGTAAAATGCACTTTTACGTATGTTTGGAACTTTGCTATAATCACATCGGGGGGGTTTGTCTCTTTTATATAGAGTGCGGTTGTAAGCGCCGCTTCCTCCTCCTGGGGCGCGCACCTCTGGTGGGGGATGGACGCCCTTGCCCCTTCACGCCTCTCGTCCACCACAGACCCGTTTCACCTCGTCTCACCGCGCCCCACCTCCAACAACCCTTGCCGTTTAGTTGTCTCGTCTCCTTCGGTTGCGTCGAGTTGCGTCGAGCGATCTCGTGCCACGTCTCACCGCACTTTGCTACGTTCGTCTTTCCCTCCTTTCCCGCCTTACCCCGTTCACGGAGGCGAGCCTCCCGAAGCCGCGTCGCAACGCCACGCGTCGCTCTGCGGCTTCTTACGCAAATTCATCAGATTCGAAATGCGAAAGAACGTTTATATTCTGTGTTTCCCGATCTTACGATTCATCGATTCTAATCGAACTGGCGCCTATCgtttatcatttatcatttatcttTTCCCTGTATCGCCTGGAACGATTCGTGGAAACGCGCGTATCTTTCGCTGTTACGAATGCAGCGTCACCGACGGATGAAACATCAGAATCTGTCGGGTTCGTAGATCCGGTGACGATCGATAGGAAATGAAATCGGAATTTCGCGTTTCACCAGCGACTCGACCGCGACGCGAATATCCTCTGGGCTTTTCGCGGAAGGTTCCAGTCGTTCGACCTCGTTCGCTCGAGACCACCGTATACAGTCGCCCTCGATCCTGCCCGCGTGCACGTACGCCTATCTCGCATCTCTGCCGCTATCTTTATTTCCTATACCTTTCTTTCCCGGTAACTACAATCGAACTAAACGGTTCCTACTCCTTTTACGTTGCCACGATTCCCGTATTTAATATAGAATATTTTTCCCGCGATACACAGTCAGCGCCTCTAGCCGCGACCGTACGATCTTTGTCGTTAATCAAACGATCGGCATTCTTACTCGGTCGTAGATAATTCGTAATCGGGGACGGAGGTAATAGAAGTACTCGtataagtaaaaaaatattgaaaaaaaaaaacacacggTAACCAGTTTTGTTTGCGTCAGCTGTGTTTTCATTACTTTCAACGAGgttttttctcttcttgtttTTATTCGATGcaaattattttccttaatgCGCACCATCGTTTACACGGAATACACGCGACAGCGTTTTAATTAACGAGAACGATGAATTTCGGAGCATCGGGACAGCCGATCAAAGGTCTCGAAAATTTCGTTTAGTTTGTCCGTGTTCGCACGTGACGAACTCAACGTCACGCCTCGCCGACCCCGAACGTACCCTTCTCTTCGCTCACGAATTACCGCGTCGCCTGGTCCAACCTGGAAACCAACTAAAGTTCTCTAGAAAACGTCGATACAGAGGAATATTGCGTCGTACAAAGCTCGTTCGTGTTCACTGCGTCGCGCCGCGGCGTCGCTCTTGAACTTCGCGTTGGCGCGCATCACGCTTTACAAGTAAGACCTAAATGCAATCGCAAATTTTCCAATACGATACAGCCAACCTTGGGAACATCGTTAAATGCGTTTTTCTTTGCCTCGCATCTTTAATCGCCTTGGTTAACGACTGGTAACGCATCGTACATAATGTAATCCACGTAAGCGAATATTTGTAAATACGTAACCGATGATTGTTGCAGCGATCCGACTCACCGTGATCGCGATACGTGCCGCGGTCGATCGTGGAAAAGAATCATTCCAGTTGAAGATACATGTTTAAAAAGTACAGCGTTCGATAGGACGATTAACGGAACGCTCCCGCTAATAGATCGATCGCTTTCTCTCTTCCCAGTTTCTTCGGTGGTCAGAGTTCCTCGGCAATTGTCGCGTATTGTTACATCACGGAACACGGTCAACTCGTTGATCGATAGGGGTCAATCGATGAAGCGAATCGTTGGTATCGAATCGAAGGAAAAATACCTGGTAGCTTCGATCGTGGAATCGTCGCGCCGCTTGGGAGTTCCGTAtacaaaggaaaggaaaggaacgaAGGAAAACGCTTCGAATGGATGAATGAAAATTCGATGGAAACGTTCTTAttagcaaaaaaaagaaaagagcccGTCGCGTCGGGAGAAAACGGTCCAGCAATTTTCTACTCGGCGACGGCTGCTGCTCTTTTATACGGGCGCGTTTTAAATCGTGTTAAATGTAAATGCGTGACAGGAGGCGATCACGAGCAATTTAATAACGCGCGAAACACATTGTCAGCGATGATGCAGCGCGCAAGCCGGTTAAACTATATTGTCGCCAGCAGAAGCTGTTTTCTCTCGAACTGATTCCCGTTCGATCAAATCCCACCGTTAAATAATCGATCTTATTTCTTATTACGAACAGTTTCGATAACCATCGTTGGTCAACGAATTAATCGAACGGTTCGCAATAAATCGCAAGCTTTTCGATCGCTCTCTGTTCATCCTGGACAAAGTGGAATCGTAGAATGGAGCCGAGCCGAGTCGAGGCGAGATATCGACGGGGTCGCGTTCTTCGAACGTTCGAGAAAGCTCTTTCGAGAGTCGAAATGATCGATGCACAAACTATACGTATGTACATGTAGAGGCGCATCCCGATAACTATCGCAATCTCATCACCGTTAACGCGATACTCGGTTTTCCGTGTCTAAAACCGGTGtacgataaattattttctcgaaTCCCATCCAGTCGCAATTACTCGTCCGAGTACTAGCATCTATTTCTAATTCCGTTTCGTCGATAAATTACTATCCCAGAAAAGTTACCGTCCTTTTCGAACGATTGCTCGCGATTTAGATACCAGCTGGTCTCAAAATGGATCGATCTGTTTCACGATGAATAAAGGAAACGCGCGTGTATTGTATTTGGTCAAGTCTAGTCGTACCAGTCATTCTCGTCCTGAGAATGAAGAGAATAAGAATGGAAACCGAAGGAAAGGAAGGCTCTAGAACAACGAATGTCGCGGTGGTATTCGACTTACGATCGCGTGTACTACATAGTAAGGGAAGTTGCCAAAATCGTACCACATTCAAATTTCGCTTAGTGTTGAATCACGGCTCCAGCTAGCAACATCTTTTATAAGCTAATGTATCAAAATCAGTGTACTGTAGCTGTCCTAGATATTTTTTTTAGGTTTTTAATTATAATGCACAGGTCGGCAAAATTGTACCTTTGTATCACTCGTTTTCAAAATGCAGACATACCAGAGCTTCATATTATGCGTATACACTATTTCGCGTGGTGTTATCTTGTTGATCAGAGTTAATTGGCTGAATGCCCAGTTGGTTCGCGTAGGACTCGGGGGCACGGCTGACACGTTTGCCCGGATCCCCCGGTGCGGGTCAACGAGACAACCCTCGAGAACCATCGGTCGGGAATTAATCGGTCAACCGTTTCGTTTCATCGGAACCATCCTACTACCAGAATCGATCGTATCATCTTTACGACGATGATCCATAATTTCCACTACGATCGATTCAAATCTTCCTGCTTCGTTTTTTCTATGCTCGCCATATCGGATCGTTAGGAATTACATCTAACTTAGCCACTTGTGCGTATGTACATACGTTAGATAAGAATCAGTGGAATTTTACCAAGATACgagtacttattgttagtacatTAGATACAACCGGCTCTAttcgattttattgaaaatcaaaCGATCAGTCATTATGTGTCGCCAGTTGATTTATGTATACTACTGTACTAATCGTTCGCCTTTCAATTTTCAGACGCCTGTCTTCGGTGTCAAGCGGAAAGCAAGAAGGATGACGGCCGACAGGATTGCGTTGTCGTTTGGGGAGAATGCAATCATTCGTTTCACTACTGCTGCATGTCCCTCTGGGTGAAGCAGAACAACCGTTGCCCATTATGCCAGCAGGAGTGGTCCATTCAACGAATGGGAAAATAACCGAAACGTGGAAGTGGAACGTCGTTAACCGGCGTCTCTTCCTTTACGTCTACCAACTTTCTatcttgattctttttttttttttttctttctttatcgctttcgcaatttttttctttttgatttatACCCTTTGTTTTATTCGATCGCGACGATAAATGCAACCCGTCGCAAACTCCGCGTTTAAACTTTCTGTTTCGTAAATCATAAAACTTCTTTCTCAATCTatcataatataaataatttaatctaCCGcaatatataatttcattttaagacGCCGTTATCGTGGAGACGTTGATCCTTTTCAGCTGATTATCGATCGCACAATAAAAAACAAATGTTAATCTGACGATGAGGTGCAAAGTGCAAAGTATTTACATACGTAAGCATTGTCACGATCGCGAGATTGCGCGATCTTCGATGGACATCGAACTTTTCTCCCCGGAAGTCATAGATGGCGCATAGTTTTCGATCGATAAGGGAAGAAAATTCGTGTCCACCTACCGTTAGTTTTAGATTACCTTCGCTAAATAGCGTTCGATTACACGTGCATATGTATATTAGTGCTTATAACGATTTACTTGGCTCGTATTTCGAATACGTGCCTCGAAACGATTGCATCACCTGTGTGGAATGCCTGTGAACGACAACGATCAATTCGAAAATCGCATCATTTTTCCGTTACCTTTTACCTCCTTGTTTCTAATTTTCAGACAAAAAGTTTAATTGGCAAATGTGTTTTATCCTCGATCTAGTACGATTCCTATGCGATACTATGCGATATGGTGTAATCGTGATCCGAGCGCTCGAAGGTCGCTCCTTTCTTCTCCTCGTCTCTCTTTCCTCCTTCCTTCGTATCAGCGCCATCTtccgtctctttttctctctcgtcTCGTCCTTTCTCGTTTCCCCTCTTCAGCCCCGAACCGTCCCGCCGTTTGATCGTTGCCCGGCTTTACGTGTCGTCATAACAGCGCGGAGGCTCGGCTGCAGCCTCGACCAATCGAACGAGAGAATGGTATAACAACGCCTATATTTATGACCTCGCAGTTGCTACCACCTCTTGTAtctcttttttcctctccttcTCTACATTCTACATATCTGTCTGCCCTACCACACCGTTTTCCTCTGTCACTCCTGGCTCTGTATATGAAACGCACCTATACACAGAACAGTAACTCCTTTCCCCCTTCGCCGATACCGTCGCTCGTgc
It contains:
- the LOC117600997 gene encoding RING-box protein 2 isoform X2; translation: MAESEQDFGERGDSDNLKTDKLFILKKWNAVAMWSWDVECDTCAICRVQVMDACLRCQAESKKDDGRQDCVVVWGECNHSFHYCCMSLWVKQNNRCPLCQQEWSIQRMGK